From Branchiostoma lanceolatum isolate klBraLanc5 chromosome 16, klBraLanc5.hap2, whole genome shotgun sequence:
CGCAACCTCAGAAGGATCCTGGGCATCAGTTGGAAGGACCACGTCACCAACAAGAGTGTCCTGACCACGGCAGGAATACCCACCATGTTTGCCTTACTAACCAAACGGCGTTTACGGTGGCTTGGCCATGTGTGCCGAATGCAGGACCGTCGATTGCCCAAGGACTTGTTATACGGCGAACTTGCCACCGGTTCCAGGCCAGCAGGAAGGCCTATGCTCCGCTTTAAAGACATCTGCAAACGTGACATGAAGGCAGGAAACATGAATCCATCAAAACTGGAAGAGGCTGCTGCAGACCGTACCAGTTGGAAAGCAGCTGTCAAAGCGAGTATTCACACACACGAGAGGAAGAGGGAGGAGAAATGGGAAGCGAGGAGGGTGCGCCGACGACAGACGGAGTCGTCAACACACACGAGGCCAGGAGAGGGATACATATGCAGAAACTGCAAACGAGTCTGTCTCTCCAAGATTGGACTGTACAGCCACAGCAGACGCTGCGGACAACCCACAGACTGACCAGGATGCGACGCCATAGTCTTGCGAGACTGACGGCTGCCAACAACTGCATCTGTATTACTGGTATTATCTGTATTAGGCCTATAGCTAGGTGTCACAATAATTGAGGTTGTCCATTAATTGAATATCTCTGGATTAATATAAAGAATTTCTACTCACTGCTTGAAGCCGTGGCCCCCTGTAGTTCCTCCACAATAGCCTGTGACGGGTTCCTCACGCCGATGGCCAGGTTCATGTTCACCGCCCTCCCCTCCGCCGCGAACTCCGGCAGGAACGTCTCCACTTGCACATCAGATGCATTCTCCACCTTTATGTGCTCATGAATGGTGACCGAATTTATACTAGGGTGGCCGGCTGGTGAGATTGGTACCTGACTTTTTTCACCTTCTACAGAtgcattgttgttactgttCCCAGCTGTACCTGGCAGTGTGTGGATTGTTCCTTCCTCTGTATCAATTGCTTCTTGCTCTCCGTTGTCATTTTCGGCATCCATGTCTTCTGCTTCTTTGCTGCTTTTATCATGGATTTTAGATGCAGTACACTTCTCAGGAGAGGTGCCTTACGGAAAGCCGATGTCTGCACGAAAACATCAACTACTGCTTTTTTACTGATCTCTCTGTGTGGGGTCCAAGCTTTGTGCGCATGTGTAGTTCtgattcgccaaaaataattactcaagcaactggataagattttgaaacagactgtttcaaaatcttatccagttgcttgagtaattatttttggcgtatcttattacctggatgtctaaccttcatcaatgtagtTCTGATTGTTGTAAAAACACACCCTTTGTCTGAGATGTAATGGAGTTAGCCCATGGCCATGATCTCACTCAGGCAACCAAACACCAAACACAGTATGGTGCATTGTCAAGACTTCAAAAATTAGCCTAGCTGATCCCATATGGTAATATGTTTACCAGCTCTATTTTTCTCTGGTTTAGACTCGAAGGAAAGGGGTGGGTTCAAAGTTAATATGGATGATCTCATTTCCCCTTCTACCACATAATGTAGTCCCTGCAAACAGAAgagaatttacagtatgcacaAGCTTAAGTGTGTGTGTGGCCCTGAGTGGCACTGTCATGGGCAACCAGAAACACGTCACCTGCTCCTGGCACGGCGCCCAGACTCGGGCCAATGTTGAGGCTTGGTACAGAAGATGTTGACAGTCTGTCTATAATCCActttcagtgttctcaccaggattttttcacagcataggggcaTCTTTGTGCGGCAAAGCCGCCTGGCAAgcgctacaggtgtgaggatgagGCAGGAAtattttagggggggggggtccgaGGCATCATGCCCCTCAaaattttgaacttttaaactctcaaagacactatttcctgcattttgagggctaaagtttgtgaaataaagccaaagttttttacttttgaatCAAAACAATAGAAACCCCCCTCacgctggttgaaacacagcgtaggggccaaaatcacagcttaggggatccaaatcacagcgtaggggccccctaCGCTCAAATGCCCTGGCGAGAACCCTGACTTTGTAAGAGAACACAGCATAACAAATTGGAGCCAGAGCTTCCAAGTTAGTCAAAGGCAAATACAGTAAAAGTCTCTTTCGTCCTCTCCATAAATAGCCCAAAAATTGTGGAGAAGACAAAAGAGATCAGCGCTTACATGTATGATAGAGGAGAAATTTTAGGGCCTAGTATAATTCTTATGcttttttcctcctcctgcACGTTTTATCTGTcattgtttatcatttttcgcaTTAGAAACTTTCTTGTTATGCaattaaaataaacaaaacaaacaaataaacagactaACACCGGTCTGTAGTAATGGCTTTGAGCTAcctattttcttgattaaagtatgcaccccaattaaagtacgcacccctgatttggggctagttccagacaaatttgcaggaCTGAAATgtaaagtcaaaaaccccaaataaagtacgcaccccttctccactgatcttgaacaaattttgaacaggataaattcaaatttatggtgttccttctattatctccaggtcatttttcttatatcaaggacttctacataatgccattccttagattcataaaagattctcttgctTTCTCCGCCAGcttgtctctgcaaacttgagaatTGCCTACGATAAGTTACAAACtttgcaaattggcaggtattgagccatgcattgttgcatcgcagctgggttcctggtttgattaagcaagggtttgaggtccttttccaatttgtcctggcaatatccctaaataaagtacgcaccctgactttagcaatgatCTGTGGTGCCttttaaattttgaaatatttaaaaagtgcgtactttattcgaggcAATACGGTAATAGTCCCATGTACAGCTTGCACTTACCAACTCTTAGATATACAGATTCAGCAATGTATTGTTACTTCAATCATTTGATTCACGATGTTGAGAATAACAGACAGCTCCCCCTGTCCCTCAGGTGCAGAACAGCAGCTACTCTCGACAGCAGGTGTTCTACTTCTTCAGGAGGGTCTTCGTCATGAACATGTTCGAAAAGGTCAGTTTAGAAAACTTCTCGGCTTCTTTTGAATTAGGTCAGTCACCAATTcagtttgttggttcttggatttaaaaaaaagaaaaattatacTGAGCTAGaagatcaatatgaaaacagagtctgaagggaaagtctgtaccctGTCTGTACAAAGAATGGACACATGGGTACCTTGTAATTTCTTTGCCTATGCAGGATTTTCTAACTGAATGTTACAAGTGATATTCTGAATGAAGACCAGGTGttgaacatttttgtcacactgggctaagtacaggtcacaacgaAACATGTCCAAAGTCAACAGATACAAGGTACACAAGCGAAAATACCATGATTGTAAAAAATTCAACTATACTCAGTCATTTTGTGAGATGGGGGACCATAACTTTACAGGAAGAAATTCCGTAACTGTAATCTTATCTTAGCTTGAAGactgtatttattcatttttacaaaatcaatcTTAAAATTTGTGTCCTTACAGGATGTTCTGCCAGCCTTCCTGCAGTACTGCACCTGCGTGTGTGAGTCAGGTGAGACAGGTGAGGCTGACACAGGTGAAACATGTGAGGCAGGTGTGCTGCAGGTGCTGACTCAGCTGGTTCTGCTGAAGAGACCGCCACCTGACACCGGTGCGGCCCTACCTGGCTGGGACAGGTACCCACTAGACTTCAAGGAACTGAATAGGAAAAGGTAAAATTtcaagaaataatttttttcaagaaataAGGTAAAGATCTGAAATTCAGGTCTTGTGTACTACATTGTTGTAAAATGAATGTACCAGTTTCTTTGGTGGGAAGACTGGTCCATATCAGAAACTTGAAACACTTTGTGCTGAGCATTTATCTTTTTAAGGAAAATTTAAGATGATTTGATTCAAAGCAATAGGAATATCTCAATGATGAGTTACTTTCTGATGTTTCTGCAGCAAAAGAAAAAGTCAGAGTTCCGCCAGCCTGCAGAAACCAGTACAGCTGATCCTGAACCAGCTGGAAACAGCACCAGATCAGGGGAACATGTGGAGGCTGTGGGCGGCTCTTACATGTCTGCCTCATGTCAGGTAGGGACATGTACATTCTGTATGTCTGTGATGTACATAAAAGTACCTAGaatatacatatttatttatttatttctgtattcttttactaggttAGCTCCCTTATtggcttggcactgattttcagggaggccctaggtacacatatacaaacaatacactgatatttacataacatatttgtGCGCCAttacaaaatcgtatccatactcatagtccatatcATGCCAGGTCTTAAGTATTGCtaagtacatgttgtacatgtatgtacaattgtAAGTGAACCTGTCCCAGCTGGAGACAGTACTAGACAAGGGGAACATGTGGAGTCATTTGTGTGCCTCATGTTtgtctgtcttctttgtcatgacgagctcttcagtgagctaaactggattgaAATCATTTTTCACTGTATGgttctgtatgtttgtttcccCCCAGGGTGTCTGATAAGGACCACCTGTTTGAGCAGCTACAGAGGCTAACCCACCAGCTCCAAGGAGCGGCAAAGTCCAGCCCACAGTCAGGTAGGTGGTCAAGTTCCTAGTTCCAATGCAAACACCCTTATGTGAACAAGCAGAATAGACCACAATGATTACTGTAATGTACTATGGGCTGCTCACTATTTGTTCTGACCCACTTATAAATATGAATGCtctgttttgttttaccttctccctgctgccaaacacTATAACCAATGCAAATTTAGTGCCAAACCATACCTAGACATTCTGTAGGGTAAAGCTATGTATACGAAGAGGCACCATTCATATATGATGATACTATTTAATCTAAGTTCTATCTGCAATAACTCTTGGGAATATCAAGTTCATAAACAActtgattcttcattttttatgCTGTAAAACTTTCTATCCCcagattcctggctagacgttgtatCCACTGTGTCTCGAGCATGATATTGGAATgtgaagcccatccctctcattccactgccttttacagtgtgaattgcctttcccaaggacacaacgtctagccaaggacgccaggaattgaacctgtgACCTTTCATTTTTGCGTCTGCTAGCCTGGCCACATAGCCATTTGATGCCACTGTTAACGCTGTAAAACTTTTTCCTTTCCAGAAGAGAAGTTTCTGTACCTGCTGTCCCAGGCTGTGTTTGCCCTCCTGCGCCACTGCCCACCCCAGCAGGGTCTCACACCGCAGTTGTCTGGTCTCCTACTGGAGTTACTCAGGTCAGTTTACAACAAAGAAATAGTGTTGGTCATAACAGAAAGTTTTGATATTGTTGATTTCTTATTTTGTATCCTGACTTGATGTTGACATATAACCTTGCAAAGGGGGACTTGGAAATCAGTTGTCAAACTTAAAGGATCCTTAAAATTTATATTATTATTAGATAAATAGAATGATAATGAATACTAAATTAACACAAGACTTATAGTACATCATAATCAAGCAAATTCTGTTCATACAATGATTATAGTGCATGTCGAGCTGAAATCTGTAGTGCGGGCAAAGAACAGAGTACTGATAGGCTGCTGTATTTTCATAAAAGTTGACCATGATGACCAAGAAAACTGCAGCATGACCTCTAAAACATGCTCATTTTTGCTCCACAAACAAATTAAATCAACCTCTCCATCTTTTCCCCCAGGACGTATCCCAGCAGCCCGTCTGTTCTGTGGGCAGCAGATATTTTCTTCACCTCAGCAAGACAGGAGGAGACGTCTGGCTTGGAGCTCCTTAAGGAGAACGTCTTAGAAGACGTCTTTCCACACCTGCAGCCCAACCTGTCCAACCCTGCAGGGAAGGTAATATAAAGAGATACACTTAGACATCCTTTTAATAGAAATTTTAAGACATCCAGCTATATTGTTTTGAGCTTATACTAGCAATGCTGTGCATAGAAGGACCCATGCTTAAGAGCAAAGCATCTTATGATAACATTCATTGGTTTTACTATATTCTGGGAAGGATCTGATAAAATGTTCTGTTTAATGATGCATTTTTGACTTCTATTTACAAAGATTTCAAACAAATCTTTACGATCATCATTCGGGGAAACCATGCTTTCTTACGTGACTTTTGCACATTTCTTCTTGTTCATTTAATATAATACTCTTTCCTCTCCATCCAGGTGAGACTACTGACTTTAAGAGTCCTCAGCAACTTTAAGGTCGAGCTTCCGGAACTTGAGTTAGGTGAGGAGGAGTTCCAAGACGCGAGGGAATCCGTCTTTAAGACATGCTTACAGGCGGAAGAAACTCCGGCCACCGTTCAGCAGTACAGGGAGAAGCTCATGTACCTGAACAGACTGGACTTCGACACGGTCAGGAGATGTGTGCCTAAGGGGCCTTATCAACAGGTAGGAACTGTAGTGTCCTTGGGGGCCTTCTCaaggatattttttttttattcatgaaaaatgtgaacatcaaaataaatattatattttgtgtTTTACTCTTTTTTGAGAAAAGTGatagaatttgatattttgatattatccTGATGCCCTTTCAAGCAGTCATTACTTTTTCCAAATCATTTCTTAGTTCTATAGATATAATGGCAACAGAATTAGCGGTTATAAAAATGACAGTTCGTTACATGTGTACACTTTTATTGTGTACCTTCCCCCCTCTCCAGGTTGCTCTGAGGTGTCTGATTGGTCAGCTGTATGTCAACATGAAGTTGCTATGGAAACCTGTCACGGACCTTATCAAGTAGGTACCATGACACTGACAATAACGGAAGGGGCTTCTCAGAGTTCCATCATATCGCAGTTATATCTCAATAAACTCCCGTCATTTCTGGTGTAACAATTGAGATCTAAGAAATTCAAAAGGTAAATTATTCAGACTGTTGACAAAAGGTTAAATTTTGAGTCTATCCATTTCAACAGCGATACTAATTTAAAAGTAATTGTTGTCTGTTTCTCACCATGTTTTCCTGCCCTGCAGATCTCACGCCAGTGGGATGAGTCTGAAGGAGTTCTGGTCTGTCTGGAGCGAACACCTGAAGCAGGCAGCGGAACAAGCAGGTAGGACAGGTGTCACAGATCAGATAAGACAGGGGAATGCCTAAAAGAAGCAGCTGTATGAGTAGTGATGAAAGAAAATGGAATGTGAAGATGTAATCAAGACATGtttaagaacaaaaaagaagaagttgaTTTCTTGTTGGCATTTTCTATCCTAGAATGGCTTGTATGTTAAGATTTGCTGGAGGATGAAGGTGAAGAGAGAAATAGCATAGCCCAGTGATCGTTACTGAGATGTGTTGATTTCATATATCATAACGATTatacatcatgtatattttgttgtccttttcttATGACAGAGCAAGACCTTTACAAGCCAAAGAAGGGTGACAGTTCTCCCGACCAACCTGAGACAGAAGACTCCCCTGAGGAGTTGTTTGAAGAAACATTCCAAGAAGTCATCGCTAATCGTTCTACTCCAGACCACGCCAACTTCCGCCACCTCCTCTGGAACGCCATGGCTGAGTTCCCCGACAAGTGCGAGCCAAAGTCGAGAGATTTGTCGCCCCTGCTTTTCCAGTTCTTCGATAACGAGTATTACCCAGCAGACCTTGCAGCCGCCCCTGCACAGGACATCAGGAAACCCCAGGAGGACAAGACTGAAGATGTCATAGTAATCGACCAATCGGGAAGTGAGGATTCTTGTTTGAAAAGCAAAAGTGACCAAACAGAGGAAAAGGATgacggcgatgatgatgatgatgataaggaaAAAGATGAAGAGGAAGATGATGACATCACACCTGAAGACGTCTCAACAGGTGACAAAGTCTCAAGGACAAGGAGAAAGGCGGCCTCAAGGTCACTGGTGGTGCACTTGACGTTGTTTTCCAAGTTTAAGAGCCCCAAAAGTTTGTACCTGGAGCCCAAGTTGAAGGAACTGTACTTTGAGATGCTGAAACACAGGGAGCAAGACGTCCAAAGGTCAGCCCTGGCTTGCCTGATGACATACAAGGCCCCCTACCTGACCCCGTACTCCGACAACTTAGACAGGTAGGCATTTCCTGATATGGTTGTGTATAATAACATATTGTGTACAAGGGACCACCTGCCCAATGtgacactttttggtggtcccttagataatttttcccattgacacatgcattaagaatcctgtctatactgaagtgaccacctgttcatatagaccagattttttggtcccccgagtggtcttcATAAGCAGTTTTGACTTCATGATACatacagctttaaaaaaaacaagaaaatagttAAGCAAGAATGTAGCTACTAtagaccctgtccttggtgctgatccaTCAACAATTAGAATTAATATTGAGAGTTCTTACCATTTTGCCTCATGTTCTCTAAATTTGTACAAGATGTCTCAAACCTTTCCTTACCTTCCGTAGACTTCTCCAAGACAAGGAGTTCCGAGAAGAGCTGACCCATTTCAGCATAGACCAGGAGAGCAGCGTTGTGCAGCAGGAGCATCGGGAGGGACTGCTGCCCGTCCTCTTCAGGTTTGTTTCATCATGATGACTGTTGCAATGATGTAGACACATCTTATTCAATAAACACTTAAGCAACTTAAGGTTGTAAAACAGCGTTTGTCTTCTTTGTTATCACTCTCTGTGCTCGCTTTGCACaaagttttattttttcttgtcaAAGAATGATTTAATTGTGACAAGTCTGGATCAGGATACTAGTAATCAGGGCTTATTCATTGTGCTTTGAAAGCATTAGAATAATAGCATATCAGTTAATCTGTGAGCTTTTGTGTTTGAAAGGACCTTCAGGTGACCAAGGGATGTTATTAGGATCCATCTTATGTTACAATAATTTAATCAATCTCCAGACAAAGACCTCACAATTATTTCTTCCCTCCCTCCCCAGGCTGCTGTATGGCCGTATGCAGCAGAAGACGGGGGAGGGGACGCAGGGTCGGCAGGGGGTCAGGATCAGGACGGCCCTGGTGCTCAGGTTCCTCGGGGGATGCACATCTCAGGAGCTGGAGACCTTCTTAGAGATGATCTTAGCTCCCTTCTCTCACCTGATGAACACAGGTGAGTTAATTCTTAGATGCATATTAGGCAAGTTCTTTTTAAGTTTGTTTGGGAATGCACAATGCAGGAAGTGGAGAAATTCATAGAGCTGATCTTTTCTTATCCGGTGGGTTCAGGAGAGCTCTTTTTGAAGGTTTCTTGAAGAGATGGTTTTATCTCCCTTCTCTCACCTCTCACCTCACAGGTAATGTATTTCTTAACTTTGAAAATCTTAACCAAATCACCCAATATCAGTCTCAAAGTTTTACGACGATATAGTATATTTACTTGAGTGCTGTGCTGTTCATAAAGCTAGCAGAACAGTTCAACTGGGTTGGTGAAATATGTTACGAAGAATGAAACACTTTGGAATACCATACCTCCAATTGAAGCTGTCCCTAGTGTTGAACTAGTTGAAGTTAGGTTCATAGTCcgatctttttttaaaactttatttAGTTTTCGTGCCCCACCTGAACAGATTTGTCATCTAAAGCAATGTtaacaaaattaatgttgtttttgagtTTGCAGTGTTACATCTTTTTTCTTTGTACCTTCTAGATGTGTCCTGTGTGGAGCTGGTTAAGCAGGAGGTGACCAGTCTGGACCTGTCAGCTGTCATTCCACTCAGTAAACAGCAGGGATCTCTGGCTACAGTACAAGGTAATGGGTTATGTTTGGTTATCATTGCAATTGGGTCTTTAGTGCATAATTAAATGGAAAGACTTGCTGTCTATCATTTAGATCTTTTTTGATTTATGTATAAGTAGTAACTTCTGATTCAGAATTTCTAATCTTTGCCTGTTTCTCATAGTCAACTGCTGTTAAACTAGAGTTACGTATGTCCAATGACTGCCACAAGTTTTGGAAGATGTTATAATACCTTCACAGTTTCTTACATATACCCTCTTCCCTCTGCATTACTACTGAAATTAACTAGGGAACCTGCATGTGGTCTTTTTACATACTTTTTCTGAGATGTTCCACTTTTACATGTA
This genomic window contains:
- the LOC136422118 gene encoding uncharacterized protein — encoded protein: MDAENDNGEQEAIDTEEGTIHTLPGTAGNSNNNASVEGEKSQVPISPAGHPSINSVTIHEHIKVENASDVQVETFLPEFAAEGRAVNMNLAIGVRNPSQAIVEELQGATASSNNEDVAVPAATNDPTISGSAEGQSSKQPDEEEGKGKRSKASRKHNEDVAVPAATNDPTISGSAEGQSSKQPDEEEGKGKRSKASRKRKEWKKM